From Brachionichthys hirsutus isolate HB-005 chromosome 16, CSIRO-AGI_Bhir_v1, whole genome shotgun sequence, a single genomic window includes:
- the LOC137905901 gene encoding pleckstrin homology domain-containing family F member 2-like, whose amino-acid sequence MDQSALNKQNSERIKAVERSFGASGKSLSRPGRFLVGQGCLKKQGRRKPETKVFFLFNDVLVYGSIVLSGRLHKKLTVIPLEDIQMDYMEDNAELTKQWLIRTPRKSFFVSAQSQEEKEAWIEHISLCKEKLLLQGGSLQNPAFAVAFIPDQVAHKCLRCFSIFTATKRRHHCRKCGFLVCNACSKKRMLIKHMHATKKLRVCRICYFQNKEEEMTRRRGDSAGKNSIEDED is encoded by the exons CAGCGCTGAATAAGCAGAACTCTGAGAGAATTAAAGCAGTGGAGAGATCGTTTGGTGCGTCAGGGAAGTCCCTGTCCAGGCCGGGTCGCTTCCTGGTGGGACAGGGCTGTCTGAAGAAGCAGGGTCGGCGAAAGCCCGAGACCAAGGTGTTCTTCCTCTTCAACGACGTTCTGGTGTACGGCAGCATCGTCCTGTCCGGACGCCTGCACAAGAAGCTGACCGTCATTCCACTGG AGGACATCCAAATGGATTACATGGAGGACAATGCGGAATTGACGAAACAATGGCTGATCCGCACGCCACGCAAGTCCTTCTTCGTGTCCGCCCAGTcccaggaggagaaggaggcctGGATTGAACACATCAGTCTCTGCAaggaaaagctgctgctgcagggaggcAGCCTCCAAAATCCCGCCTTCGCAGTGGCCTTCATCCCAGACCAAGTTGCACACAAATGCTTGCGCTGTTTCAGCATCTTCACGGCGACCAAGCGGCGACACCACTGCAGGAAGTGCGGCTTCTTGGTCTGCAACGCATGTTCAAAGAAGAGAATGCTGATCAAGCACATGCACGCCACAAAGAAACTCCGGGTCTGCAGAATTTGCTACTTTCAGAACAAGGAAGAGGAGATGACTCGCCGCCGGGGGGACAGTGCTGGGAAGAATAGCATAGAGGACGAAGATTAG